The stretch of DNA GAAGTGAGTGAGTTGACAGGAATTAACGAAGTAAAAGGTAAAATCTTCCCGCTAGATCGGGATCATGTGGATACAGATCAGATTATACCGAAACAGTTCTTGAAGAAAATCGATCGGCAAGGCTTTGGTCAATTCCTCTTCTATCATTGGAGGTACCATTCGGATGGATCTGTAAAAGAAGATTTTCCGTTGAACGATCCGCAATACGAAGGCGCATCTATACTAGTGGGTGGTGAGAATTTCGGTTGTGGATCCTCACGTGAACACGCACCGTGGGCTTTACAAGATTACGGTTTTCAAGTCATCATCGCGCCAAGTTTTGCTGACATTTTTTATAACAACTGTTTGAAGAACGGTATGTTACCAGTTGAGTTGAATGCTCAGGATGTTCGTAGGTTAATGGATCACGCAGATGAGCTTACAGTCGATTTAGAGCAACAAACGGTAAGCGACAAGAATGGGTTTCAAGCACAATTTGAAATCGATGCGTATTGGAAAGAGATGCTCTTGAATGGCTGGGATGAAATATCGATTACGCTCTCGTATGAGAACCAAATCGAACAATATGAAATATTACGACAGGAGTGAAGTGTGTTGGGAATTTACTAAACAGGACGGACGTTGTCGAAGCAGCGGGAAATATCATGAATGCTGTCCATCGAACACCGTTGAAACAGTCACATACGTTGAATCAACTAACGAACCGGCAAGTGTTTTTAAAGTTAGAAAACATGCAAAGGACAGGCTCTTTCAAATTAAGAGGCGCATTGAATAAAATCTGCTCATTAACGGATGAAGAAGCTGATCGAGGAATTGTTTGTGCATCCGCTGGCAATCATGCGCAAGGTGTAGCGCTCGCTGCATCTGAACGAGGTATTTCGGCAAAAATCTTCATGCCGAATAAAACACCACGTGCGAAAGTGGAAGCGACACGATCGTATGGAGCGGACATTCAATTGATTGGCGAGACGTATCAAGAGTCGTTTACAGCTGCAAGTGAAGAAATGCTAGCGAAAGGATCCACATTCGTCCATGCTTTTGATGATGAAAAGGTGATGGCTGGACAAGGGACCGTCGCTTTAGAAATGATGCAGCAATGTCCAGACTTAGATACAATTGTTGTTCCTGTCGGAGGAGGCGGATTGATTTCAGGCGTGGCGGTTGCAGCGAAAAGCTTCCACCCTCACATAAAAGTGGTCGGAGTACAATCTGCCGGAGCGCCTGCGACCTACAATCATTTTACAGGGAAAAATAAAGGGAACCTGAATCATGTCGCGAGCATTGCAGATGGGATTCTAGTGAAAAAGCCGGGGAAAAGAACGTACCCGATCATCGAGCAATATGTAGACGATATGGTGACGGTTAGTGATGAAGAAATTGCCTATACCATTCTGTTCATGCTGGAAAGGGAGAAGACACTTGTCGAAGGGGCAGGCGCAACCGCTATTGCATCACTACTTTGCAACAAAGTCGAAATCGGGCAACGTATCGGCTGTATCGTCAGCGGTGGAAACGTCGATCTAAGTAAAATTGAGCTGTATCGGTCTTTAAGCAAGCGATACACAGAGGAACAGCGCCTCACTTCAATGTCGTGAACCGTTCAATCATCGGATTATGATTTTATATTGAAATAAGATAAAATAATGTAAGAAAAACCTTAGGATTGAATCCTAAGGTTTTTGATTGTCTGAATGTGATGAAGTTGGTGGGCTCATTTTGTAGTAGGAAGGTACCGAGTTCCACAAGTTGAGGGGAAAGTTCCACAAGAGGAGCAGGAAGTTCCACAAGAGGAGCAGGAAGTTCCACGAGTTGAGAGGAAATTTCCCCGAGTGAAAGGAAAAGTTCCACAAGTAAGAGCGAAGAATTATGACTGTTCGTATAAGGAAAGATTTTTGTGTCAAAAATCATCTTTATATGTAGTAAGATGTTACCGAGTTCCACAAGAGGAGCAGAAACTTCCACAAGTTGCGCGAAAATCAGTTAAATCAATAGGGGGTGTCTTTTAAATGAAGGATGAATTCGAATTTATCAATCGTATTAAACCGAATAAGACTCATCAACCGACGCTTATTGAAGGAATCGGTGATGATGCGGCGCTCATTCGTCCAGAATCAGGATATGACGATATTTTATGTGTGGATACGATGGTCGAAAACATTCATTTCAATCGTAAAACGATGACCCCTTATCAGATCGGTTATAAAGCACTTGCTGTGAACATGAGCGACATTGCCGCGATGGGCGGACAGCCGAAGTTTTATCTAGTATCGATTGCGATACCTAATGGCTGGACTGAGACTGAGCTCGATGACATTTACCGCGGGATGTCAGAACTCGCGGAGTCTTATGAGATGGACTTGATTGGCGGAGATACCGTTTCGACGAGCGGTCCACTCACGATATCCGTCACAGCACACGGGCGAGTGAAACAAGACAGGAAGCTTTTACGAAGAAATGCGAAGCCTGGTGACGTACTGTTCTTAACAGGTCCAGTTGGTTTATCAGCCGCGGGCTTGAGTATACTGTTAGAAGAAGCGCACAGCGACAAGCCAATTGAAGAGCTAACGAAAGCTCACCAACTACCAACACCACAAGTAAAAGCTGGGTTGCTTCTATCTGAAAGTGGGTATAGAATTGCCTTAAACGATGTGAGTGACGGACTTGCAAGTGAAGCGCACGAAATTGCTGAGGCAAGTCAGGTTCATATCGTCATTGCCGAAGACAAGCTTCCCACTATTGAAGCACTCTCATTTTTCGACAAAAAGAATGTACTTGATTGGATGCTAAATGGCGGAGAGGATTTTCAATTAATCGGTACGGTATCTGCAGAGCATTGGATTTCACTTAGCAATTTATTCGAAAAGAATGGTCAAACGATCCATCAAATTGGAACCGTTTCTGAAGGACCATCGAAAGTGAGTCTGAATAGCAAAAATGGGCTTATGCCGATTGATAAAAAAGGATACAATCATTTCACGTGAAATGGTAAAGGTGATAGAAAATGAATGCTTATAAATTGATATTAAAAAGTCCAGAAGAAACGATGGAGGCGGCCGAACAGCTTGGTGAGCTTCTACAGCCCAGAGACTTAATTACTTTAGAAGGTGATTTAGGCGCAGGGAAAACGACGTTTACGAAAGGACTTGCTAAAGGATTACATATAAAAAGAGTCGTCAAAAGTCCGACTTTCACGATTATTCGCGAATATCAAGGACGGCTACCGTTATATCATATGGACGTTTATCGTCTAGAGGACAGCCAAGAAGACCTTGGATTTGATGAGTACTTTGAAGGGGAAGGCGTGACGGTCGTCGAATGGGCGCATATTATAGAAGATTTCTTGCCCTCTGAACGGCTCGACATTACGATTCGTCGTCTGAATGATGATGAGCGTGAGCTGACTTTAGAGCCGAAGGGTGAACGTTTCAAAAGGTTATGTGAGGAGTATAGATATGAAAGCACTGGCAATTGATACATCGAATCTTGTCATGGGCGTTTCCGTTATCGTAGACGACCGGATCGTAGGGGAATTGACGACAAATATGAAGAAAAACCATTCTGTCCGTCTCATGCCAGCGATTGAAAATCTTTTACAAGAAGTCGATGTAAAGCCGAACGAATTAGATAAAATCATAGTAGCAAAAGGACCTGGTTCCTATACAGGGGTGCGGATCGGTGTTTCTGTTGCGAAAACGATGGCTTGGTCGTTGAACATCCCGGTTACAGGCGTATCGAGTCTTGAAGTCGTTGCTCGTAACGGCAAATATTTTGACGGGCTCGTATGTCCTTTGTTTGATGGCAGACGTGGTCAGATTTATACAGGTTTGTACGGAAATATCGACGGGGTCTTCCAGATGGTCCAAGAAGAACGAATTATTCAATTGACCGATTGGATTGATATTTTGAAAGAAGACGCCAAGCGTGTCTTGTTTTTAGGAAATGATCTTCCTCTTCATCAGGAAAAAATCGTGGAACTGATGGGAGATAAAGCGATATTTGGTCAAATTGCAGACCACAATCCGCGATCGTCTGAACTGGCTGCACTCGGGGTTAGCCGGGAGAATGAGGATCCCCATGCTTTTACACCAAGCTACTTACAATTAGCTGAAGCAGAAGCAAAGTGGATCGCTAATCAAAAAAAGTAGGTGCCTTACATGGTGGAAAACTTAACGTTTCGAGTCATGACGTTAGCTGATATTGATGATGTAATGAAAATTGAAGAAGCTTCGTTCCCTAATCCTTGGAGTAGGATTGCTTTTCATAATGAAATTGAAAATAACCAATTTGCGACTTACTTGATTCTAGAAGTAGACGATCAACCTGTCGGATATTGCGGAATTTGGGTCATTATCGATGAAGCGCATATTACCAACATCGCAATTATTCCGACGTATCGAGGGAAAAAATATGGAGATGCGCTCATGAAGAAGTCGATCGAACAAGCAAAGAGCATGGGAGCAAAGACAATGACGCTTGAAGTCCGACTTAGCAATGAAGTCGCACAGAAATTATACCGTAAATATGGATTTGAAAATGGCGGAATTCGCAGAAATTATTATACTGATAATGGTGAAGATGCATTAGTAATGTGGGTGAATTTGTAATGAAAACAGATGAAATCATACTTGGGATTGAAACGAGTTGCGACGAGACGGCAGCATCTATCGTAAAAAATGGAACTGAACTGCTTTCGAATGTCGTAGCCTCTCAAATAGAAAGTCATAAACGATTCGGTGGTGTGGTACCGGAAATTGCATCACGCCATCACGTTGAACAAATTACAATTGTCATAGAAGAAGCGATGAAAGAAGCAGGGGTTGAATTTGAAGATTTGAGCGCTATTGCAGTGACGGAAGGACCAGGGCTTGTCGGCGCTTTATTAATTGGGGTTAATTCCGCCAAAGCACTCGCACTCGCTCATGGTATACCGCTTGTAGCAGTGCACCATATCGCAGGTCACATTTATGCCAATAGGTTGATGGAGCCGATGGAATTTCCAATGCTCGCTTTAGTCGTATCGGGTGGACATACGGAGCTCGTATATATGGAGGAGCACGGTTCATTTGAAATTATCGGAGAAACGAGAGATGACGCAGCTGGTGAAGCATATGATAAAGTCGCGCGTACGTTGAAGCTTCCTTACCCAGGTGGTCCTCATATCGATCAACTCGCTCAAGAAGGAACAGCGACGATCGACTTACCACGCGCATGGTTAGAGCCTGATTCGTACGATTTCAGCTTCAGTGGCTTGAAATCAGCAGTCATCAATACACTTCATAATGCTACACAACGTGGTGTAGAAATTAGCCCGAACGATTTAGCGGCAAGCTTCCAAGAAAGTGTAATCGATGTTTTAGTAGAAAAAGCACATCGCGCGGCCGTAGCCTATGACGTGAAGCAAATCGTAGTAGCTGGTGGGGTTGCTGCCAATAAAGGATTGCGAGCGAGATTAAGAGAACGGTTTGAAGAAACGGACATCAAGTTGTCGATCCCGCCATTATGGTTATGTACAGATAACGCAGCGATGATCGCCGCAGCTGGATCAATTGAATACAACAAAGGAAAGCGTGCCGACATGAAACTGAACGGCAATCCAGGGCTTGATCTGGAGGCTTTCTAAGCCTAACACCTTAAAGTGGATATTCTTTAAGGTGTTATTCAAATTTGGTAAGGTCTATAGAGGAATGAATGAGGAAACTTTGAAAGGTGAGGATATGATGAAAGCTGTACAAGTTAAAGGGTACGGAGATGTAGATCAATTAGAAATTGTAGAAAAGCCGATACCAGAGCCTAAGAGCAATGAAGTCCTTATACAAGTAAAGGCTTGCGCAATTAATAACACGGAGATTTGGATGAGAGAAGGCGCTTACGGTACTGAAGGGAAATCCGGATGGCGACCAGAAGGCGTTCAGTTTCCGAGGATTCCTGGGTCTGATATTACAGGAAAAGTTGTAAAAGTAGGAAGTCAAGTCAATGAAAGCATGATGGGCAGGGATGTGGTACTGTTCCCATTTACATCAAGTGGCGAAGAGGGGCTCGAGCATATTTCTGAAGATATGTCCTTCATAGGATCGGAATATGACGGCGGATATGCTGAGTATGTCGTCTGGCCTGCTGACCTTTGTTATCCAATGCCTCTTTCTAACTATATTGAAAGCGCCGTTTTCTCTGTTAGCGGTATGACCGCATGGCATATGGTTGAGCAAATCCAAGCGAAGCCTAATGAAACGATAATGGTGACTGGCGCAAACGGTGGTGTGGGGTCTTTGAACGTTCAAATTGCCTCCAAAGTATTTGGTGCGAAAGTCATTGCAATCGTTGGAGACTTAGCTTTAGAAACGAAAATGAAAGAACTAGGAGCGAGTCATGTACTGTCTTATAAGTCGGAAAGCCTTGCTGATGAAATAATAGAGGTGAACGGAGGACCGATCGATTCTGTATTAGATGTCGTTGGGGATGCTTTATTTGCAACCTCCCTACAAGTGTTGAAAAAGGGCGGTAAATTCTGCACTTCTGGATCTGCAGGAGGGCAGAAAACGGAACTCGATTTTCGCACGATGTACTTAAAACACATTACCTTATATGGGTCCGTTTTAGGAACAAGGTCAGAATTTAAACGGATGCTTGATGCAATTTCAGAGGGTAAAATAAAACCAGTCATCGATCGTACTTTTCCCCTAGAACAAGCAAGAGAAGCTCAAACTTACTTCAAAAATGCAGGAAAACTAGGAAAAATCGTCTTACTCACGGAAGAGTAAGTTTTGAAATCAACCACCTCAAATGCCCGATAACAGGATTACTTCAGGGATGCAAACAAATAAATATCAAAGCGAAACGCACTGGATTTCACAATGAAATTCACAGTGCGTTTTTGTTGTACCTAAATAAAAGATGTATTCTCACCCCTTCACAAAGGTAGAAGAAATTATTGAACGGCCGTGAATTGTGTATGAGGTTTCAATAAAAGTTTACTAGAAAAATATGTTAAAATTGAGGTGTAAATTATTGAAAATTCTTTACTCAACAAAAGGTCAGTTTTCTGGAATAAGAGGTTTATTTAAAATACTTCAAATTTGTTTTGTTATTATGAGGAAATTTTAAACTGAAGAAAGTAATTTGAGTACTATTATTTAATTTGAGAAAGGAATATTAGACGTCACATACAATATAGAGCAAAAAATTTGAGAATACCAAATATCAATTATTTCGAATATAGGAGGCAATAATGATTGGAGGAGCAAAGATATATTATCATAGAATGAAAAAAGGACTAACTCAAAATGAGTTATCTAATGGGATTTGCTCAATTTCATATCTAAGTAAAATTGAAAATGATAGCATTCAGTCTAATCCAGAAACATTAAAATTATTATGTAAGCGATTAGATATAAATTTTGAAGATAATCAAAATTTAAATTCGGAACTTAAAAAACAATTATTAGATGTTTATACCCTTATTAAACAACGTGAGATTATACAAATAAAAAATAAAATGGAAGAAATTAAATTAAAAGTTAAAGATGTTGAAGATCCAACTATCAATTCTTTATATAAGTTAATCAATGCAAGATATTATTTGTTAGTAAAAGATTATAAGAAAGCAAAGCATTATTTAGAAAAAGTTGAAAATCTAACAAAATTTTTTTCAGATGAGTTAAAATATTTTTTTAATAGTTTTTCTGGACTATATTGTTATTTAAGTGGGGATTATAAATCTTCGTTACGCTTTTATCAAGAGGCTAAGCAAATAAGCCAAGCAATGCATAGGTATGAACCAGAGTTTATCTATCAGCTATCAATTTTATATAGTAAACTTGGGCGTAATACTAAGTCGATTATTACAGCCTATGAAGCTTTGGCAGCTTTTGATAAAAATGCTAATTATGAAAGAAGTGTTGATTGTCATATTCTTTTAGGAATTGGCTACAACCGTATAGGGGATGACCAGTCTGCTGAACTTTATTTATCAAAAGCATTAAAGGCATCCAGATATTTACCTAATAACGATTACATACAATCCATAGCTTATCATAATTTGGGGTTGGTAAATTCAAATAGAGGAAAAAGCATTGAAGCAATAATAAATTACAAAAAAAGCATCGAGAACAATTTACATATACAAACAACTTATATGTTGGCAAAAGAGTACTATATTATAGAAAATCATACTCAATCATATAACTGGCTTAATAAAGGTTTATCTTATGTTGAAAATATAGAAGATAGTTATTCGTTTAAACTCTGGATTCTTAAATATGAAATCGACAAGAATGAATCTTCTAAAGAGTATCAAGAGTTATTAACTAAGGCTGTAAGCTATTTTGAAGAAAAAGAGGATTATTTAAATTTAAGAGAGTGTTATGAAAAACTGGGGCACTACTACTCTGAGAAATTTATGTACAAGAATTCAAGTATATATTATTTAAAGGCAAATAACCTAAAATTATTTTCTTAGATGGTAACATATAAAATTTGTGATTTTAGAGAGTGACTTCATAGAAATAAAACAGTTTATATGAATATGTACAGAACCTTTCATTTAGAGTATAAAGATTATCTAAATGAAGGGTTTTTTATATTGAATTTTGTTGAGAAATATCTTTGCAAATAAGTTAATAAGTCGTATAAAAATTCAGTATTTTATCAATACAAATGAACTAATTAGTAGGATACTATAAAAATATAAATAGTTAGAATTATGAAAAAATTTTAAAATGAAAATATAGGGGGATTCAGATGTTTAAGCTAGTGAAGACTAATCAAAAATTCCGTAGGTTAGCCGCTGCTCTGTTTGTTTCTGAAGTAGGATCTTGGTTTAGTTATATGTTGTTAATCGTGTTGACATATAGCTCAACTAAATCTTTGTTAACAACAATGGGAGTAACAGGAAGCTTAAGTATTGGTAGTTTAATAGGAGGTGCGGTTGCAGGGGTTTTTATTGAAAATAAAAGACCTGTTAAAGTAATTGTTACCACAAATATTGTGAGTGCGATAGGTATTTGTTCGCTATATTTCTTACCAAATTATTTATGGATCTATTTCATTGCCGCTTTTTTCTTAGCCCTTGTTTCCTCATTTCGAAATCCTGCTTTTAATAAGTTTATTGTTGATATTGTTGATAAAGAAAATTTAATGGATGCAAACGCAACATTTCAAACAACTCGTGAATTGGTAAAAATAATTGGCCCAGGCTTAGCTGCAACTGTATTAGCAGTTCTACCTGAAAGTGAAAAGAATTTAGGATTCGTAATTGATGCAGTAACTTATGTTATTGCTAGTACCTTTTTGATGGGAGTGTTATTCAAAAACATTGAAGGTACTAAAATCAGTGTTGAAAAAAATAAGAACACTCAAACCTTTTGGCAACGTTGGGTTGAGGGATTAGCACCTGCAAAATCTCCTGTAATTATCAGTATATTAATGATGTATGTATTTATTATGTTTGGAATAGCAGGTGTTGATGTTACTTTTACCGCTCATGTTAATACTAGTGGTTACGAGGCTGAGTTCGTAGGATATATTTTAGGTGCCCTCAGTTGTGGAATGATCTTAACATCAATTTTCGGCTCAAAATATATAAAGAAATTGTCACTTCATGTACAGCTTGGTGGAGCAACTGCTGGGTTAGGGTTGTTTTACATGGGAATTGGATTGTCTGGAAGTCTTTATTTCATGATGGTTTCAGCTTTTTTCCTCGGTATATTCAATTCAACATTCAATATAAGTGCGTCAACATTTTGGCAAACAGCAATCCCATATGATCAACTAGGAAGGTTTTTCAGTGTTATAACGAGCTTTTTAAGTACTATTACATTAATCGGTATGGGTCTAAATGGATTTATAGGTACAATTTCTAGTGCAAGTTTTGTGATATTAATTTGCGGAATTATGATATTGTTTTCCGGAGTTATATCTTTATTTGTAATAATGAGACTAAGCGAAGAGGATCAAGTGGAAGTATTAGAAGAAAAGGTTAACTGATAAAAAGTAATCATCCCAATTTTTTAAGTTTATCTTTAAAGTAAAGAGAAAAGGGTGAGTAAATGAGCGAATGGAAAAAGCCTATTTTATTAATATCAGCCATAGGTGTTTCTCAAATAGGTAATTGGATATACCTAATTGCCTTAAATATTACCATATTGGACTTAACCGGTTCAGCGGCAGCAGTGGCAGGTCTTTATATAATTAGACCAATCGCGATTTTACTCACTAATACTTGGTCAGGAAGTGTAATTGATAGGGTAAACAAAAGAAAACTTATGATTTTTATTGATATAGTACGTGGTATCCTAGTTTTCACCATTCCTTTTATTGGGGAACTTTGGATAATCTATTTACTACTTCTATTAATAAATACTTTTGGGACATTTTTCGGTCCTGTTTCATCTGTTTATATAACAAAGTTGATTCCATATCAGAGAAGAAAAAGGTTCAATTCAATAATGAGCATGACAGGTTCAGGAGCATTTCTGACTGGACCTGCTACAGCAGGAGTACTAATTATTTATTTTGGTACTGAGTTATGCATTATTATTAACGCAGCTACCTTTATGATTTGTGCATTCTTCATTTTTCTCCTTCCAAATGTAGATGAAAATACAAATGGAGCAAGAGATCCGATTGGTTGGAAAACTATTGTAAATGATTGGAAAGTAGTTGAGATGTTTTCTATAAAAGCAAAATATTTCCTAGTTGTTTATATTCTTTTCCAATCTGCAATGTTAATCGGTTTTGCTTTAGATTCGCAAGAAGTCACATTTATTAAACAAAACCTTGAATTATCAGACCGTGATTATGGATTTATCGTGAGTTTGACTGGTTTAGGAGCCATATCAGGTGGAATCTTTTCAGCTATGGCAACTAAAAAGATTCCATTAAAGTTTTATTTAGGAGTTGGAATGTTGTTAACCTCTCTTGGGTATGTAATGTTTTATTCATCAATTAATTTTATTACTGCAACTATAGCATTTGTATTCTTAGGCTTCTTTATGGCATTTGCTAATACAGGATTCGCAACCTATTTTCAAAATAATGTTCCAGTTGAAATTATGGGGAGGTTTGGCAGTATTACTGATATGATCCAAGGAATTATTCAAATTGGATTTACTTTAATTCTGGGATTTCTGGCAGAATGGTTCTCTTTACAATTTATTTGCATAGTATTTTCACTTGTTGGTACATTTATGGCATTAGTTCTACTTACAATCATATTAAAGTCCCCTAGTTCAAGTTATTTTAATGAGAATTCTAAGGTAATTAATGGCTAACGTGTTGAGAGTCACAAAAACAGCCTATAAAAAAGTTCATCTTTAGATTAGCTAACCTTCTAGCAGAGAACTTCATTTAAATAATTAATTAGAAGAATTTATAAAAAAGACTTCAAGTAAAGGGGGCTATTCCTTAAGACGATGAATAGTATTGAATAAATTAATGGAGGTATAGATGAAGGTTAGGGAAGCTACAAAAACTGATGTTCCACAAATGGTCTCTTTAATCGAACAACTTGGTTATCCAACCGCGATAGAACAGTTTGAACAGAGGTTTGAAAAGATTTTTACTAATCCATGCTATCATACATTAGTTGCAGAGGTGGAGAATCAACTTGTTGGGATGGCAGGGTTATGTACGGATTTGTTTTACGAATACGATGGTTCTTATGTTCGAATTGTAGCTTTGTTGTTGATTCAAATTACAGAAGAAGAGGCATAGGAAAAAAGTTAATGCAAGAAATCGAAAGTTGGGCAAGAAATCAAGGCGTTACTGCAATAGCTTTAAATAGTGGAAATCGTAAAGAGAGAAAAGATGCACACCAATTTTATTTTAGCATGGGCTTTGAAGCTAAAAGTATCGGGTATGGTAAGGACCTTACTTAACTAAATCAGCTAATAGGATTTCATTTGTTATTGCATAAAAGGTGGCTTTTATTGAATAAGCCCTTGGTGTGAATTACTGTGTGAATCTCTTGGCGAATAATATTTTCAAAAGTAAAAAAAACACCCATTAAACTTGGGTGTTTTGAAATCGCTCGATTATTCGCTTTTGTCTTCTTCGTCTTCCTCATCTTCGTTAAACCAAAGTGGAGAATCGTTCTCTACCTCTCCGTTATAGTTTATGAATACTTCTTCTCCTGCTTTGATATCTTTATAAGCAAAGAAGTCGAAAGTGTGTTGATCGAAGTTAATGTCATAATAGGCGTTTGGCTGATACGAATGGTTAAACATCATACCATATCCTAACAGAAACGCTGAGTGGTGAAGCCCATATTCAAAAACGTAGTCAGCAAGGTGCGTTTTTTCGATATGTTCATGTTCCTCATTCGGGTATGGAAGCACAGGTGCTTCATGAATGAGTTCCCCTTTTTTTATATCACGAGTGGCGAATACGCCTTTGTCGTTTTCATCATCTGTTATTGTAGAACTTCTGATTTCAATCAATTTCTCACCTACTTATTCTCAAAATGTAACCATCCATCAGTCTGACAGGTGATCCTACTAAAAGCAATTATAAAAATTTTCCGATATACAGTCCAGTGCATAAAGTGTGTATACAAATAAGAATAAATATACATGAAAGGTGTATAACGAAGTCGAATGGAGTCGAATCTCGATGTGGAAAAGCGTTATCCACAGGTTGTGAACATTGTGGAAAACATAAGAAATCTATCGGGAAATAAAGACTTAATGATGTGAATAACTAAATGTGGATAAGTTCGAGTTATTCTGTGGATATTGTGGAAAAAACGACAAGAAAACCTAAAAATCACTGTTTACCCTGTGTATAACCCTGTGGATTGTGTGTATATGTGAGCAAACTAATAAATAAAGAAGAGGAGTTGACCCTCGTAAAGTGTGGATCAACTCCTTATTTCCCAGTCTACACCGTTTGTAAACCTTCCCATTCTTCTAGTAGTGTTTCTAAATCATGATTTGCTTTTTCAAGTTGTTCATTAAGCTCTTGGCTTTTCTCAAAATCTTGAAAGATGTCGGGCTGGCTTAGTTGGTGTTCAATCGCTTCAATCTTCTGTTCGCTCTCTTCAATCTGTGCTTCTAGTTCTTCTATTCTGCGAAGTCTTTTACGCTCTTCTTTTTTCGCTTGTTTGTCGTTATGGAATTGCTCTTTTTGGTCACTGACCGTGTTTTCTTCCTTTTCATTAAGCTCTTCACGCTCTAGACGCTCGAATTCAGCTTGCTCTGCTTTCTTTTCAAGATAATAGTCATAGTCGCCTAGGAAGTTTTCAAGACCCGTTGTGGATAACTCAACAACCCGTGTGGCAATTCGATTAATGAAATAACGGTCATGGGAAATGAACAAAATGGTTCCAGGAAAATCGACTAACGCATTTTCGAGTACTTCCTTACTATCAAGGTCGAGATGGTTCGTCGGCTCATCTAAAATAAGGACATTCGCTTTTTGCAACATGAGTTTTGCAAGTGCAAGTCGTGCTTTCTGTCCACCACTGAGTTCATTAACGCCTTTCAACACATCATCTCCGCTGAACAAGAAGTTCCCGAGAACGGTACGAATATCTTTTTCTGGATGAGTGGGGAATTCGTCCCATAGCTCGTGAAGAACCGTTTTATTACTGTTCAGGTCCGCTTGTTCTTGATCATAATAGCCAATCTTCACATTCGATCCGAACTGAAGGGATCCCGCTATTTTCCGGTCAGGGTGCATGATTGTTTTAATGAGCGTTGATTTACCGATCCCGTTCGGACCAACAAGCGCAATGCTTTCTTCTCGTTGAACATGAAGATCAATATCATCAACTAATATGGAGTCTTCATAACCGATCGCAAGTTTGTTCAACTTTAATACGTCGTTACCAGTTTTGCGTTCAATTCTAAACCCAAATTGAGCGGATTTCTCTCCACCATCTGGCCGGTCCATCACTTCCATTTTCTCAAGTTGTTTTCTTTTA from Pseudalkalibacillus berkeleyi encodes:
- a CDS encoding GNAT family N-acetyltransferase — encoded protein: MKVREATKTDVPQMVSLIEQLGYPTAIEQFEQRFEKIFTNPCYHTLVAEVENQLVGMAGLCTDLFYEYDGSYVRIVALLLIQITEEEA
- a CDS encoding GNAT family N-acetyltransferase, whose product is MYGFVLRIRWFLCSNCSFVVDSNYRRRGIGKKLMQEIESWARNQGVTAIALNSGNRKERKDAHQFYFSMGFEAKSIGYGKDLT
- a CDS encoding SET domain-containing protein; protein product: MIEIRSSTITDDENDKGVFATRDIKKGELIHEAPVLPYPNEEHEHIEKTHLADYVFEYGLHHSAFLLGYGMMFNHSYQPNAYYDINFDQHTFDFFAYKDIKAGEEVFINYNGEVENDSPLWFNEDEEDEEDKSE
- a CDS encoding ABC-F family ATP-binding cassette domain-containing protein is translated as MIVMQAQDITKYYGADLILSNIKLEVQSRDRIALVGRNGAGKSTLLKIISGHLSYDSGAIMKPNEIEVGYLAQDAGLESENTIWDEMIEVFHDLQLMEEQIRALESKMGQEKVLSDENLYTKVLSEYDSLQQSFQLKGGYQYENDIRSTLHGFRFYEEDYNKPIASLSGGQKTRLALVKLLLTRPDLLILDEPTNHLDIQTLNWLETYLQSYPGALLIVSHDRYFLDKVATQVYEISRTRSKKFFGNYSKYLEQKADQYEQDVREYEKQQSEIAKLQDFVQRNIARASTTKRAQSKRKQLEKMEVMDRPDGGEKSAQFGFRIERKTGNDVLKLNKLAIGYEDSILVDDIDLHVQREESIALVGPNGIGKSTLIKTIMHPDRKIAGSLQFGSNVKIGYYDQEQADLNSNKTVLHELWDEFPTHPEKDIRTVLGNFLFSGDDVLKGVNELSGGQKARLALAKLMLQKANVLILDEPTNHLDLDSKEVLENALVDFPGTILFISHDRYFINRIATRVVELSTTGLENFLGDYDYYLEKKAEQAEFERLEREELNEKEENTVSDQKEQFHNDKQAKKEERKRLRRIEELEAQIEESEQKIEAIEHQLSQPDIFQDFEKSQELNEQLEKANHDLETLLEEWEGLQTV